One genomic window of Thermorudis peleae includes the following:
- a CDS encoding BtpA/SgcQ family protein — MELPRPALIGVVHLLPLPGAPFAREPLAGVLARAVADARAYAAGGADAIILENFGDRPFFADMVPPAVVAAMTRVALAVREQVKLPLGINVLRNAAEAALGIAVAVEAAFIRVNVLTGVMVTDQGLITGPAATLMRQRRLLAAPVEIWADVLVKHAQPLAPVSLEQAARETLDRGGADALILTGPETGSPPALADLTRLRATLPSARLYLGSGVTPDLAAAVRDRVDGCIVGTWAKVGGQVTAPVDPQRVAALRHALRPA; from the coding sequence ATGGAACTGCCACGCCCTGCACTGATCGGCGTCGTCCACCTGCTGCCGCTGCCGGGCGCGCCCTTCGCCCGCGAGCCGCTGGCGGGGGTGCTGGCCCGCGCCGTCGCCGATGCCCGTGCCTACGCCGCTGGTGGCGCCGACGCCATCATCCTCGAGAACTTTGGCGACCGGCCATTCTTCGCCGACATGGTTCCGCCCGCGGTCGTCGCCGCCATGACGCGTGTCGCGTTGGCCGTGCGCGAGCAGGTGAAGCTGCCGCTCGGCATCAACGTGCTCCGCAACGCCGCTGAGGCGGCGCTCGGCATCGCGGTCGCGGTCGAGGCCGCCTTCATCCGCGTCAACGTGCTCACCGGCGTAATGGTCACTGACCAGGGGCTGATCACCGGCCCGGCGGCGACACTCATGCGCCAGCGGCGGCTGCTCGCGGCGCCCGTCGAGATCTGGGCGGACGTGCTGGTCAAGCATGCGCAGCCACTCGCGCCGGTGTCGCTCGAGCAGGCCGCCCGCGAGACGCTCGACCGCGGCGGGGCTGACGCGCTGATCCTCACCGGACCCGAGACCGGCAGCCCGCCAGCGTTGGCCGACCTCACCCGCCTGCGCGCCACGCTCCCGTCCGCCCGGCTCTACCTGGGCAGCGGGGTCACGCCCGACCTTGCTGCCGCAGTCCGCGACCGCGTCGATGGCTGCATCGTCGGCACATGGGCCAAGGTTGGGGGCCAGGTCACGGCCCCGGTCGACCCTCAGCGGGTCGCGGCGCTACGCCATGCGCTGCGCCCTGCCTAG
- the recJ gene encoding single-stranded-DNA-specific exonuclease RecJ yields MRYDRWLEPEPLPDETYRLTPFPLLSIVLYRRGVRTPQDAARFLDPRLEHLSDPLALPDAARAIAMLRRAIAQRWPVLVFGDYDVDGLTATAMLTLALRRAGVPVQVRIPNRLTDGYGLRPDDLEPIRRSGARLLIAVDCGSSSADELAALVEAGIACVVIDHHVVPAPWPLSAVPLVSPKRPEAPCPGCELTAAGLVAQLLRTIVEPELLPTLLVLAAFGTIADVAPLTGDNRVLARLGLDAFAEAAPLGLRRLATLADLDPARITSRQVGFVLAPRLNAAGRLTDPQLALDLLLTDDEAEATQLALRLCELNAERQRAVARMIEEAEARLQALPALPEVLVLADERWHVGLVGLLASRLVERYERPAIVLAQQNGVSRGSARSVPGFDVTHALAACRDLLHTFGGHSVAAGLTLPSHQVDALQARLVALARQLQPQRRPRPVRELVLDAELFPSELELRTLDLLERLEPCGQGNPAPRFLLRNVRPVEIRPSQDGRHVRFNVLVDGQPAAFPCIWFQGGSEQDVLAAPRVDLALTLRRDEWAGLVALTLEVLDVRPAS; encoded by the coding sequence ATGCGCTATGACCGCTGGCTTGAGCCGGAGCCGCTGCCTGACGAGACCTACCGCCTCACGCCGTTCCCGCTCCTCAGCATCGTCCTTTACCGCCGCGGGGTGCGGACGCCGCAGGATGCCGCCCGGTTCCTCGATCCCCGCCTGGAGCACCTGAGTGACCCGCTCGCCTTGCCGGACGCCGCCCGGGCCATTGCCATGCTCCGCCGGGCGATCGCCCAGCGCTGGCCCGTGCTCGTCTTTGGCGACTACGACGTCGATGGCCTCACCGCGACGGCGATGCTCACGCTGGCGTTGCGGCGCGCGGGGGTGCCGGTTCAGGTGCGCATCCCGAACCGGCTGACCGACGGCTACGGGCTGCGTCCCGACGACCTTGAGCCGATCCGCCGCAGCGGTGCGCGCCTGCTCATCGCCGTCGACTGCGGCAGTAGCAGCGCGGATGAGCTGGCGGCGCTCGTCGAGGCCGGCATCGCCTGCGTGGTCATCGATCACCACGTGGTGCCGGCGCCGTGGCCGCTCTCGGCTGTCCCGCTCGTCTCGCCGAAGCGGCCCGAGGCGCCCTGCCCGGGCTGCGAGCTGACCGCGGCCGGGCTGGTTGCCCAGCTCTTGCGTACTATCGTCGAGCCGGAGCTGCTGCCGACGCTGCTTGTGCTGGCCGCGTTCGGCACGATTGCGGACGTTGCCCCGCTCACCGGCGACAACCGCGTGCTTGCCCGGCTGGGCCTGGACGCGTTTGCCGAGGCCGCGCCGCTTGGCCTGCGCCGGCTGGCGACATTGGCCGATCTTGACCCCGCCAGGATCACGAGCCGGCAGGTCGGCTTCGTCCTCGCGCCACGGCTGAACGCGGCCGGGCGCCTCACCGACCCGCAGCTTGCCCTCGACCTCCTGCTGACCGACGACGAGGCGGAGGCTACGCAGCTCGCCCTGCGGCTCTGCGAGCTGAACGCGGAGCGCCAGCGGGCCGTTGCGCGCATGATCGAGGAAGCCGAGGCGCGACTCCAGGCGCTGCCTGCATTGCCGGAGGTGCTGGTGCTGGCGGACGAGCGCTGGCATGTGGGGCTCGTGGGCTTGCTGGCCAGCCGGCTGGTCGAACGCTACGAGCGCCCGGCGATTGTGCTGGCGCAGCAGAACGGCGTCAGCCGCGGCTCAGCGCGCAGCGTGCCCGGGTTCGACGTCACCCACGCGCTGGCCGCCTGCCGCGACCTGCTGCACACCTTCGGCGGGCACAGCGTGGCGGCCGGCTTGACCCTGCCGTCGCACCAGGTCGATGCCCTCCAGGCGCGGCTGGTCGCGCTGGCGCGGCAGCTGCAGCCGCAGCGGCGCCCGCGGCCGGTTCGCGAGCTGGTGCTCGACGCAGAGCTGTTCCCATCAGAGCTTGAGCTGCGGACGCTCGACCTCCTTGAGCGGCTCGAACCGTGTGGGCAGGGCAACCCCGCGCCGCGCTTCCTGCTGCGCAACGTCCGCCCGGTCGAGATCCGGCCCAGCCAGGATGGCCGGCATGTGCGCTTCAACGTGCTGGTTGATGGGCAGCCAGCGGCGTTCCCCTGCATCTGGTTCCAGGGGGGCAGTGAGCAGGACGTGCTTGCTGCGCCGCGGGTCGACCTGGCGCTGACGCTGCGGCGTGACGAATGGGCTGGGCTGGTTGCCCTGACGCTTGAGGTGCTCGACGTCCGGCCGGCGTCCTAG
- a CDS encoding metal-dependent transcriptional regulator codes for MSQERAARLGEHAPITQAMEDYLKTIFQLEEELGGRVTTQAIADRLGVQCPSVTNMLKRLAAMALVEHQPYRGVALTPRGRLVALEVIRHHRLLELYLTRALGYSWDAVHDEADRLEHSISEELEARIDAALGYPETDPHGHPIPRPSGELPSCPAAALADLAGGTSAIVARVSDREPEHLRRLAQLGIAPGTPIQVLRAASGRQKTMTVALGDAVHELPLALARDVYVRPVES; via the coding sequence ATGAGTCAAGAGCGAGCAGCACGCCTGGGTGAGCATGCCCCAATTACCCAGGCCATGGAAGATTATCTGAAGACGATTTTCCAGCTGGAAGAGGAGCTGGGCGGGCGCGTGACCACCCAGGCGATCGCCGACCGGCTGGGCGTGCAGTGTCCGTCGGTGACGAACATGCTCAAGCGGCTGGCCGCGATGGCGCTGGTCGAGCACCAGCCCTACCGGGGCGTCGCGCTGACGCCGCGGGGCCGGCTGGTGGCGCTGGAGGTGATCCGCCACCACCGCCTGCTTGAGCTCTACTTGACCCGCGCCCTTGGCTATAGCTGGGATGCGGTGCACGACGAGGCCGACCGTCTGGAGCACAGCATCTCGGAGGAGCTCGAAGCCCGGATCGACGCCGCGCTCGGTTACCCGGAGACGGATCCCCACGGCCACCCCATCCCACGGCCAAGCGGCGAGCTGCCGTCCTGCCCGGCCGCGGCGCTGGCTGACCTCGCGGGGGGAACCTCGGCGATCGTTGCCCGCGTCTCCGACCGTGAGCCGGAACACCTGCGGCGCCTGGCACAACTCGGCATCGCCCCCGGCACGCCGATCCAGGTGCTGCGTGCCGCATCCGGGCGGCAGAAGACGATGACGGTGGCGCTCGGCGATGCCGTCCACGAGCTGCCGCTGGCGCTCGCCCGCGACGTCTACGTGCGGCCAGTCGAGTCCTGA
- a CDS encoding metallophosphoesterase yields the protein MAQPRHTQSRRWRSVAIAAVGLASLLAAGWYSWQVEPRRLRQHLLELGIPGLPDALMGMRLAFLSDFHVGRHPLNATLTRAAIAAALDWDPDLILLGGDYFDGGRIIPTDVFDELARHPRVFAVLGNHDHIRGAAQARRIAYFLEERDVTVLQNEQQTVTIRDIPVTITGLDDPYSGHAWLDPAWLREEQPPLRVLLAHAPQALAELPPGFAHLALVGHTHGGQVRLSPTRRLSPLDLSWWLDRVRHRPLPTWERGLHWIDGTLAYVTNGIGTTWLPVRFLAPPELVCCVLVPAPVRSEAPCDQPARYVVVDVAAAVPLEVTHAVGAHPRA from the coding sequence GTGGCTCAACCACGACACACCCAATCACGACGCTGGCGATCTGTCGCCATCGCGGCAGTCGGCCTTGCCAGCCTCCTCGCAGCCGGGTGGTACAGCTGGCAGGTCGAGCCGCGTCGCCTGCGCCAGCACTTGCTGGAACTCGGCATCCCCGGCTTGCCCGACGCCCTCATGGGCATGCGACTCGCCTTCCTCAGCGACTTCCACGTTGGAAGGCATCCCCTCAATGCCACCCTCACCCGGGCCGCCATCGCCGCAGCACTCGACTGGGATCCCGACCTTATCCTGCTCGGCGGCGACTACTTCGACGGCGGGCGGATCATCCCCACCGACGTCTTCGACGAGCTTGCCCGCCACCCCCGTGTCTTCGCCGTTCTCGGCAACCACGACCACATCCGCGGGGCAGCGCAGGCACGGCGCATCGCCTACTTCCTCGAAGAGCGTGACGTGACCGTCCTGCAGAACGAGCAGCAGACGGTCACGATTCGCGATATCCCCGTGACGATCACCGGCCTGGACGACCCCTACAGCGGCCATGCCTGGCTCGACCCGGCCTGGCTGCGCGAGGAACAGCCGCCGCTGCGCGTGCTCCTCGCTCACGCGCCACAAGCGCTCGCGGAGCTGCCGCCGGGGTTCGCCCACCTCGCCCTCGTCGGCCATACCCACGGCGGGCAAGTCCGGCTTTCCCCCACGCGCCGCCTCAGCCCGCTCGACCTCTCCTGGTGGCTCGACCGCGTGCGCCACCGCCCGCTGCCGACCTGGGAACGCGGGCTCCACTGGATCGACGGCACGCTGGCCTACGTCACCAACGGCATTGGCACAACCTGGCTCCCTGTGCGCTTCCTCGCCCCGCCGGAACTCGTCTGCTGCGTCCTCGTCCCGGCCCCTGTCCGGAGCGAGGCCCCGTGCGACCAGCCCGCCCGCTACGTTGTCGTCGACGTCGCCGCCGCTGTGCCGCTGGAGGTCACCCATGCCGTCGGTGCGCATCCTCGCGCTTGA
- a CDS encoding DUF1786 domain-containing protein, whose translation MPSVRILALDAGAGTQDIWLYDAQQTPENCPKLVLPAQTQVVAARIRAVTARGRPLFLYGTVMGGGASSEAILAHRAAGLPVYATAAAARTLHNDLERVRAMGIQLVEAPPPDADAVWLGDVDLPALRHALAAFEVTVPSIVAIAVQDHGYAPGRDTHDTRYAFLQRLLAAGGDPYQMAFRTPPPGMLRMHAVAQLIPGAVIMDTGAAAVLGCLCDPLVAAAAAEDGAVLVNIGNMHTFAIAMRRGTVYGLFEHHTGGITANLLNGLVERLQHGQLTHEDVIAGGGHGAAFHPAYRTAGSFPFVAITGPNRHLARGLGYYEAAPFGDMMLTGAFGLVEATLRLLEREYGLTGLPRLTVH comes from the coding sequence ATGCCGTCGGTGCGCATCCTCGCGCTTGATGCGGGCGCGGGCACTCAGGACATCTGGCTCTACGACGCCCAGCAGACGCCCGAGAACTGCCCCAAGCTCGTCTTGCCGGCGCAGACGCAGGTTGTCGCTGCCCGCATCCGCGCTGTCACGGCCCGCGGGCGCCCGCTCTTCCTCTACGGCACCGTGATGGGCGGTGGAGCAAGCAGCGAGGCGATCCTGGCGCACCGCGCCGCCGGCCTGCCGGTCTACGCCACCGCCGCGGCCGCCCGCACGCTCCACAACGACCTGGAGCGCGTGCGCGCCATGGGCATCCAGCTCGTCGAGGCGCCACCGCCCGACGCCGATGCGGTCTGGCTCGGCGACGTCGACCTGCCAGCCTTGCGCCATGCGCTGGCCGCCTTCGAGGTCACCGTCCCATCCATCGTCGCGATCGCCGTCCAGGATCACGGCTATGCGCCGGGCCGCGACACCCACGACACCCGCTACGCCTTCCTCCAGCGCCTGCTCGCTGCCGGCGGCGATCCCTACCAGATGGCGTTTCGCACGCCGCCGCCCGGCATGCTGCGCATGCACGCCGTCGCCCAGCTCATCCCCGGCGCCGTGATCATGGACACCGGCGCGGCCGCCGTGCTTGGCTGCCTCTGCGACCCGCTCGTGGCCGCTGCTGCCGCCGAGGACGGCGCCGTGCTCGTCAACATCGGCAACATGCACACCTTCGCCATCGCCATGCGCCGTGGCACCGTCTATGGCCTCTTCGAGCACCACACCGGCGGCATCACGGCCAACCTGCTCAACGGGCTCGTCGAGCGGCTGCAGCATGGCCAGCTGACCCACGAGGACGTCATCGCCGGCGGCGGGCATGGCGCAGCCTTCCACCCCGCCTACCGCACCGCCGGCTCCTTCCCCTTCGTCGCCATCACCGGGCCAAACCGCCACCTCGCCCGCGGCCTGGGCTACTACGAAGCCGCCCCCTTCGGCGACATGATGCTCACCGGCGCCTTCGGTCTCGTCGAGGCGACGCTTCGCCTCCTTGAGCGCGAGTACGGGCTCACGGGCCTGCCGCGCCTGACCGTCCACTGA
- a CDS encoding polyprenyl synthetase family protein, protein MTRHELAQWIAAVEAEMRAVIDGVAAAGGIGQTPSFPLYDALAYHLGWLDEAGQPLDRPAGKRLRPQLCLLCCAAAGGEPSQAVPVAAAIELLHNFTLIHDDIQDRSLLRRHRPTIWARWGASQAINAGDALFAISELALLRAAARPSVAPALVLELLHAFNDTTLRIVEGQVLDLDFEARDEVSVDEYWQMIRGKTATLLAYAAWAGAVVAGADRERAEAFWAFGERLGLGFQVQDDYLGIWGQTEQTGKVSADDLRQRKKTLPVVLLLARAAERDRQVLQALWCRQPPLDDEAIAVMLDLLARYEIEQAMRGMVRQLHDEAQAALERAAEPGAARDALTALLSQLAERSA, encoded by the coding sequence ATGACTAGGCACGAGCTGGCACAGTGGATCGCGGCGGTGGAAGCCGAGATGCGGGCGGTGATCGATGGCGTGGCCGCGGCTGGCGGCATCGGGCAGACACCGAGCTTCCCGCTCTACGACGCGTTAGCCTACCACCTGGGCTGGCTCGACGAGGCTGGCCAGCCGCTCGACCGTCCGGCTGGCAAGCGGCTGCGCCCGCAGCTCTGCCTGCTCTGTTGTGCCGCAGCCGGTGGCGAGCCGAGCCAGGCCGTGCCGGTTGCGGCGGCGATTGAGTTGCTGCACAACTTCACGCTGATCCACGACGATATTCAGGACCGCAGCCTGCTTCGTCGCCACCGTCCGACGATCTGGGCGCGCTGGGGGGCATCCCAGGCGATCAATGCGGGTGATGCGCTCTTTGCCATCAGCGAGCTGGCGTTGTTGCGGGCCGCTGCGCGACCGAGCGTTGCGCCCGCGCTCGTGCTCGAACTCCTCCACGCGTTCAACGACACGACGTTGCGCATCGTCGAGGGGCAGGTGCTGGATCTCGACTTTGAAGCGCGGGACGAGGTTAGCGTCGACGAGTACTGGCAGATGATCCGGGGCAAGACCGCGACGCTGCTGGCCTACGCTGCCTGGGCTGGCGCTGTGGTGGCTGGGGCTGATCGCGAGCGGGCGGAGGCGTTCTGGGCGTTTGGCGAGCGACTCGGGCTGGGATTCCAGGTGCAAGACGACTATCTGGGCATCTGGGGGCAGACCGAGCAGACCGGCAAGGTGTCGGCCGACGACCTCCGCCAGCGCAAGAAGACGCTGCCGGTCGTGCTGCTGCTGGCGCGCGCGGCCGAACGTGACCGCCAGGTGCTCCAGGCGCTCTGGTGCCGTCAGCCGCCGCTGGACGATGAGGCGATCGCGGTGATGCTGGACCTCCTGGCGCGCTACGAGATCGAGCAGGCGATGCGGGGAATGGTCCGCCAGCTCCACGACGAGGCGCAGGCGGCGTTAGAGCGCGCGGCCGAGCCGGGAGCGGCCCGTGATGCGCTGACAGCGCTGCTGAGTCAGCTGGCTGAGCGCTCAGCCTAG